A window from Candidatus Zixiibacteriota bacterium encodes these proteins:
- a CDS encoding SH3 domain-containing protein codes for GWLWCEDQNGKKGWVPESYVERKGNTGKIVVEYDATELTVEKGDELEIIKEENGWLWCKNKNGNFGWIPKEKVNVI; via the coding sequence CGGCTGGCTGTGGTGTGAAGATCAGAATGGGAAAAAAGGCTGGGTTCCTGAAAGTTATGTTGAGAGAAAAGGGAATACCGGGAAAATAGTTGTGGAGTATGATGCTACTGAACTTACCGTAGAAAAAGGAGATGAATTAGAAATCATCAAAGAGGAAAACGGGTGGCTCTGGTGCAAAAATAAAAATGGCAATTTCGGCTGGATACCGAAAGAAAAGGTAAACGTAATTTAG
- the hutU gene encoding urocanate hydratase: MEYKPVKAPRGTSLSCKGWHQEAALRMLQNNLDEEVAEKPQELIIYGGSGKAARNWESYYAIVEALKNLENDETLLVQSGKPVGIFKTHSYAPRVLISNSMMVPAWANWEKFRELEKLGLIMFGQMTAGSWIYIGTQGILQGTYETFASVAKKHFGGDLKGKFILTGGMGGMGGAQPLAVTMNGGAVLCVEVDKARIERRLSKGYCDKMVESLDEALDVVLKAKNKGKAISVGLVANCADTHPEILRRGIIPDIVTDQTSAHDELNGYVPAGIPYEVALRLRKEDPEEYIKRSMESIARHVKAMLGFLKAGSIVFDYGNNIRGQAKKAGVGDAFDFPGFVAAYIRPLFCLGKGPFRWVALSGDPEDIKITDKVVLREFKQDEPLCRWIKLASKRVQFQGLPARICWLGYGERAHFGGIINSLVKRGRIKAPVVIGRDHLDCGSVSSPYRETEGMKDGSDVIADWPILNGLLNAVSGASWVSVHHGGGVGIGNSIHAGMVIVADGSKEMKLRLERVLTNDPGIGVARHADAGYEEAIKVAKEKGIKIPMMKS; the protein is encoded by the coding sequence ATGGAATATAAACCGGTAAAAGCTCCTCGTGGAACAAGTTTATCCTGCAAAGGGTGGCACCAGGAGGCGGCTTTAAGGATGCTACAGAATAATCTGGACGAAGAAGTTGCGGAAAAACCGCAGGAGCTGATTATCTACGGTGGGAGTGGCAAAGCTGCCCGGAACTGGGAATCTTATTATGCGATTGTTGAAGCTCTGAAAAATCTCGAAAATGATGAGACCCTTTTGGTTCAATCCGGCAAGCCGGTGGGGATTTTCAAGACCCATTCTTATGCGCCAAGAGTCTTAATCTCCAACTCAATGATGGTTCCTGCCTGGGCTAACTGGGAGAAGTTCAGAGAGCTGGAAAAATTAGGTTTGATAATGTTTGGACAGATGACTGCAGGCTCCTGGATTTACATAGGAACCCAGGGGATTTTGCAGGGGACTTATGAGACTTTTGCCTCAGTTGCAAAAAAGCATTTTGGTGGAGATTTAAAAGGGAAATTTATCCTGACCGGTGGAATGGGAGGAATGGGTGGCGCACAGCCATTAGCAGTTACGATGAATGGTGGTGCGGTTCTCTGCGTGGAAGTGGATAAAGCAAGGATCGAAAGACGACTATCCAAAGGTTACTGCGATAAGATGGTCGAGAGTTTAGATGAGGCTTTAGATGTTGTCTTAAAAGCAAAGAATAAGGGGAAAGCCATCTCTGTCGGCTTGGTGGCGAACTGTGCAGATACTCACCCGGAGATTTTAAGGAGAGGGATAATTCCAGATATTGTAACTGACCAGACCAGCGCGCATGATGAGTTAAACGGATATGTTCCCGCTGGAATCCCTTACGAGGTGGCATTGAGACTGAGAAAAGAAGATCCAGAGGAATATATCAAAAGGTCGATGGAGTCGATTGCAAGGCACGTTAAGGCAATGTTAGGGTTTTTGAAAGCCGGCTCAATAGTTTTCGACTACGGCAATAACATCCGGGGACAGGCAAAAAAAGCTGGGGTGGGGGATGCTTTTGACTTTCCGGGATTTGTGGCGGCCTATATCAGGCCTCTGTTCTGCCTGGGCAAAGGACCTTTCAGGTGGGTAGCATTGTCCGGAGACCCTGAGGATATAAAAATCACGGACAAAGTGGTTTTACGTGAGTTCAAACAGGACGAGCCTCTGTGCAGATGGATAAAATTAGCCTCAAAAAGGGTTCAATTCCAGGGTTTACCTGCGCGAATCTGCTGGCTGGGTTATGGTGAAAGAGCGCATTTCGGGGGTATTATCAATTCGCTGGTAAAAAGAGGAAGGATAAAAGCCCCGGTAGTTATCGGCAGAGACCATCTGGACTGCGGCTCGGTCTCCTCGCCTTACAGGGAAACAGAAGGTATGAAAGACGGCTCTGACGTCATCGCGGACTGGCCTATCTTAAACGGACTGTTAAATGCTGTCTCAGGTGCCTCCTGGGTTTCAGTGCACCACGGCGGTGGAGTGGGAATAGGAAATTCGATTCATGCCGGGATGGTGATAGTTGCAGATGGCTCAAAAGAGATGAAACTGAGATTGGAAAGGGTTCTGACTAATGATCCCGGAATAGGAGTGGCAAGGCACGCGGATGCCGGATATGAAGAGGCAATCAAGGTGGCAAAGGAAAAGGGGATAAAGATACCAATGATGAAATCTTAA
- the hutI gene encoding imidazolonepropionase, which translates to MKDVKRKMKKATLLIKNAKQLLTLSSNKKGPRTGKDMEDVGIIEDGAVAVSGRKIIAAGKTKDILAKVKIDKKAKIINAEDKVVLPGFVDCHTHPVFGATREEEFELRVKGKSYEEIAQAGGGIRSSVRSVRQLSKDELIKLALPRLNRFLSYGTTTIEAKSGYGLSLKDEIKILEVIKKLNQIHPLSLVPTFLGAHEVPDEYQGRKEKYIDMLIRQMIPQVAKRKLALFCDVFCEKNVFSLDESRKILETAREYGLKPKLHADQLTPFGGSELAAEIKAVSADHLEFISDSGIEKMKQSGTIAVLLPGAVFGLGKDNYPPARKMIDIGLPVALATDFNPGSSFTESMPVILSLACLRMKLTPAEAITAATVNSAYAIDKGDSIGSLERGKKADIVIWDVKNYKEIPYHYGVNLVDKVIKDGEVVR; encoded by the coding sequence ATGAAAGACGTGAAACGAAAAATGAAAAAAGCCACTCTTCTGATTAAAAATGCAAAACAGCTTTTGACTTTGTCCTCCAACAAAAAAGGTCCTCGCACCGGGAAGGATATGGAAGATGTGGGGATAATTGAGGATGGAGCGGTTGCGGTTTCAGGTAGAAAAATCATTGCGGCAGGAAAGACTAAGGATATTTTAGCTAAAGTCAAAATAGACAAAAAAGCAAAAATCATCAATGCAGAAGATAAAGTCGTCCTTCCCGGATTTGTGGATTGTCACACTCATCCGGTTTTTGGAGCGACCAGAGAAGAGGAGTTTGAGTTAAGGGTGAAAGGGAAAAGTTATGAGGAGATTGCCCAGGCTGGCGGCGGGATCAGGTCAAGCGTCAGGTCTGTGCGGCAATTATCAAAAGACGAGTTGATAAAATTAGCTTTGCCACGTCTGAACAGATTTTTATCTTATGGCACTACTACGATTGAGGCAAAATCCGGGTATGGGCTTTCCCTGAAAGATGAAATAAAGATTCTGGAAGTGATTAAAAAGTTAAATCAGATTCATCCTCTAAGTTTAGTTCCTACTTTTTTGGGGGCACACGAAGTACCAGATGAATACCAGGGTAGAAAAGAGAAATATATAGATATGCTTATCAGACAGATGATTCCACAGGTGGCGAAAAGGAAATTGGCTTTGTTCTGTGATGTTTTCTGCGAAAAAAATGTCTTCAGCCTGGACGAATCCAGGAAGATATTGGAGACAGCCAGGGAATATGGTTTGAAACCGAAGCTTCACGCAGACCAACTGACTCCTTTCGGTGGTTCAGAATTAGCCGCAGAAATCAAAGCTGTCTCTGCTGACCATCTGGAATTTATCTCTGATTCAGGCATTGAGAAGATGAAACAGTCTGGCACAATTGCGGTTTTATTGCCCGGAGCGGTTTTTGGATTGGGTAAAGATAATTACCCTCCGGCACGTAAAATGATTGATATTGGTCTGCCGGTTGCACTGGCAACGGATTTTAATCCGGGCAGCTCTTTTACGGAGTCAATGCCGGTCATTTTGAGCTTAGCCTGTCTTAGGATGAAACTAACTCCGGCTGAAGCGATTACTGCGGCTACTGTTAATTCAGCTTATGCTATAGATAAAGGAGATTCGATTGGCAGTCTGGAACGAGGTAAGAAGGCGGATATAGTTATCTGGGATGTGAAAAATTACAAAGAGATACCGTATCACTACGGAGTTAATTTGGTGGATAAAGTCATCAAAGATGGAGAGGTAGTTAGATGA
- the lptE gene encoding LPS assembly lipoprotein LptE — translation MSRWILSFRLISLFAVYCLLSTFLSCGPYSFTGAGLPGVKTIAIPLFENQTEEYGIREELTNKLVLAFVQDNTLKVANERIADAVLRGTILKYQKEAYTFDENENVKEYIARIYVKITVEDKKHNRNIWEEDNLQGWGTFPADSSEAYGKSKAIDKLTEDIVNRTVKGW, via the coding sequence ATGAGCAGATGGATTCTGAGTTTTCGACTCATCTCCCTGTTTGCTGTCTACTGTCTACTGTCTACTTTCCTCTCCTGCGGTCCTTATTCTTTTACCGGCGCAGGCTTGCCCGGCGTCAAGACCATCGCCATCCCTTTATTTGAAAACCAGACCGAGGAATACGGGATCAGAGAGGAATTGACTAACAAGTTAGTCCTGGCTTTTGTGCAGGATAATACCCTAAAAGTGGCTAACGAGAGAATCGCGGATGCGGTGCTCAGAGGCACGATCCTGAAATATCAAAAGGAAGCTTATACTTTTGATGAAAACGAGAACGTAAAGGAATATATTGCCAGAATCTATGTGAAGATAACAGTCGAGGACAAAAAGCATAACAGGAATATCTGGGAAGAAGACAACCTTCAGGGCTGGGGAACCTTCCCGGCTGATTCGTCAGAAGCCTATGGAAAATCCAAGGCGATTGATAAGTTGACTGAGGATATTGTGAATCGTACAGTTAAAGGGTGGTAA
- a CDS encoding PorV/PorQ family protein, translating to MRKKKILLGTAILLLLFSPCIWGTNSKVGTTAYPFLKIGVGARGSAMGGAFVGLSDDESALYFNPAGLLQLKGRHFITYYNNYVTDIQSGFVGYIHPYSEKVVLGLSINYFNYGSMEQTDNYGKSLGTFGAADLSFAFSYARKIKPRFDLGANVKFIVESEGAQNHSSDALALDLGGFYQHKDERTRFGAVVHNLGFQLKGFSSSHKDPLPTVVKLGISHSLKEVPLLVTGDVSVPFDNDVYFSLGGELTYLKPLFLRVGWTSFGENYKTGLDKDKWAGVSFGFGINWKKYKFDYAFSSYGDLGGVHRVTIAGGI from the coding sequence ATGAGAAAAAAGAAAATCCTTCTGGGAACAGCGATATTACTATTGTTGTTTAGTCCCTGTATCTGGGGAACAAATTCCAAAGTTGGAACCACGGCTTACCCCTTCCTGAAAATCGGAGTTGGAGCCAGGGGTTCAGCTATGGGAGGTGCTTTTGTAGGGTTATCAGATGATGAGTCTGCTCTCTATTTCAACCCGGCGGGCCTATTACAGTTGAAAGGCAGACATTTTATAACCTATTATAACAATTATGTAACTGACATCCAGTCCGGATTTGTGGGTTATATTCATCCCTATTCAGAAAAGGTGGTTTTAGGCTTATCCATAAACTATTTCAACTATGGCTCGATGGAGCAGACGGATAATTATGGAAAAAGCCTGGGGACCTTTGGAGCTGCTGACTTGTCTTTCGCTTTCTCCTATGCCAGAAAGATTAAACCCAGATTCGACCTGGGAGCTAATGTCAAGTTCATCGTTGAGAGCGAGGGTGCTCAAAATCATTCCTCAGATGCATTAGCCTTAGACTTGGGCGGATTCTATCAGCACAAAGACGAGCGGACCAGGTTCGGAGCAGTAGTGCATAACTTAGGTTTCCAGCTTAAAGGGTTTTCCTCCAGCCATAAAGACCCTCTTCCCACAGTGGTGAAATTAGGCATCTCTCACAGCTTGAAGGAGGTGCCGCTCTTAGTGACTGGGGACGTATCCGTACCGTTTGACAACGATGTTTACTTTAGCCTGGGAGGAGAGCTGACCTATTTAAAGCCTCTTTTCCTGCGAGTGGGCTGGACCTCTTTTGGGGAAAACTACAAGACCGGCCTGGATAAGGATAAGTGGGCTGGCGTTTCTTTTGGCTTTGGGATCAACTGGAAAAAATATAAATTCGATTATGCTTTTTCCTCCTACGGGGATTTAGGAGGGGTTCACAGGGTAACCATAGCCGGGGGGATATAA
- a CDS encoding EF-Tu/IF-2/RF-3 family GTPase has protein sequence MPEEEIGKVASYFSKIGVAAIDITKGVLKVGDKIHIKGHTTDIEQDVDSIQIEHQSVPEAKPGDSIGIKVKDRVRDHDIVYKVLP, from the coding sequence ATGCCAGAAGAGGAGATAGGAAAAGTAGCCAGCTACTTTTCCAAGATCGGCGTGGCAGCCATAGACATCACTAAAGGGGTTTTGAAAGTAGGTGACAAAATCCACATCAAGGGACATACTACAGATATTGAGCAGGATGTCGATTCAATTCAGATCGAGCACCAGAGCGTGCCAGAGGCAAAGCCCGGGGATTCGATCGGGATAAAAGTGAAGGACAGGGTCAGGGACCACGATATCGTCTACAAAGTGCTGCCGTAA